The Cellulomonas sp. S1-8 genomic sequence GGAGCAGCGCCGCGGCCGGCTCGCTGTAGCCGACACCGACGAGGGTGTCCCCTCGAACCGCAGGGTCGTCAGGGAGGCGAGCGCGCACTGCCGGCGGCGCGGGTCGTGCCACAGCCGGCGGTTCTCGAGCGCGAGGCGCGTGACCCAGATCGGCAGCTGGTGGCTGACGAGGACCGCCTCGTGGCCGCGCGCGGCGATGCGGGCCGACTCGACCGCGGCGAGCACCCGGTCGACCTGCTCGGCGTACGCCTCGCCCCACGACGGCCGGATCGGGTTGCGCAGGTGCGGCCAGTGCCCGGGGTGGCGCAGGGAGCCGTCGCCGACGCCGAACGTCATGCCCTGGAAGTGGTTGGCGGCCTCGATGATCCGGTCGTCCGTGCCGACCGCGAGCCCGAAGGCGGCGGCGATCGGTGCCGCCGTCTCCTGCGCCCGCTGCAGGGGGGACGCGGTCACGACCACCACGTCGCGCCGGGGCGCGTCGTGGTCGCCCGCGAGCGTGCCCGCGACGAGCTCGGCCATCTGCTGCCCGCGCTCGGACAGCCGGTAGCCGGGGAGCCTGCCGTAGAGCACGCCGTCGGGGTTGTGGACCTCACCGTGCCGCAGCAGGTGGACCGTGGTGGCGACCATGTGCACAGTGTCGCAAAGTCTCCTGGGTACCCCGGACCGCTGCGGCTCGGCGGCCGGTCACGGTCCGGCCGGACCGGCGTCGTCGCCCGCGGGCGGCGCGCACGCGGGGCCGCGCAGGTGGTCGACGACGACCTGCATGGCGACGCCCAGCGCGGCGAGCTGCTCGTCGTCGAGCACGTCGACGAGGTGGGCGCGCACCGAGGCGACGTGCCCGGGCGCCGCGGCGACCAGCACGCCCCACCCGCGCTCGGTCAGGACGCAGTTGACCCCGCGCGCGTCGTCCAGCGCGGGTTCGCGCCGCACGATGCCGTCGCGCTCCATGCGGGCCACGGTGTGCGTCAGGCGGCTGCGGGAGTGGGCGAGGTCGTCGGCCAGCTCCGACATGCGCAGCGTGCGTCCGGGCGACTCGGAGAGGCGGACCAGGACCTCGTACTCCCCCAGCGACATGCCGCTCGTGTCGTCGAGCTCACGTGCCAGGACGTCGAAGAGGAGCGCGGTGCCGTCGCGGAAGGCACGCCAGTGCTCCTGCTGCGTCGCGGAGAGCCAGCGCACCTCGGGCGGCGCATCGGGCGTACCGGCGCCGGGCGGGGCGGGCTGCGGGCCGGGGGCGGCGCCCGCGGTCGACCGCTCGGCGATCGGGCTGCGGCTCGGCACGTCGTCCTCCAGGGTGGGGGTTGCAATGACGTCCTCACTGTAGTAGAAAGATCAACAACAGATACTTGTCGAGTCAACGAATCCGTTCGGCCCCGAGCTGCAGAGGACCATCATGACCGCGCTTCCCACCGGCCTCACCACCGGCACCTGGACCATCGACCCGTCCCACACCGAGGCGTCGTTCACCGTCCGGCACGCCGGCATCTCCAAGGTCCGCGGCACCGTCGCGGTGACCTCCGGCGCCCTGACGATCGGCGAGGACCTCGAGACGTCGTCCGTCACCGTCACGCTGGACCCCTCCACCGTCACGACCGGTGACGCCGGCCGCGACGGCCACCTCCAGAGCGGCGAGTTCTTCGACGTCGAGCAGTTCGGCCAGTGGACCTTCGTCTCCACCGGCGTCCGGGAGTCCGGCTCCGCCCACGTCGTCCACGGCGACCTGACGATCCACGGCGTGACCCGCCCCGTCGAGCTCGAGACCGAGTTCAACGGCACCGCGGTCGACCCGTTCGGCAACACCCGCGCCGGCTTCGAGGCGACCGTCACCATCTCGCGCAAGGACTTCGGCCTGACGTGGAACGCCGCGCTCGAGGCCGGCGGCGTGCTCGTCGCCGACAAGGTGCGCATCGACCTCGACGTCTCGGCCATCAGGGCCTGAGCCGTCCCGCCGGCCGACGCCGGCACGCACGTCCCCGCGAGGGCGCGACCGCACCGGTCGCGCCCTCGCGGCGTCCCGCCGTCACGACGCCCCACCCCCCACGCTGCGCGCACGGTCGTGGAACGCGAGGATCTGCAGCTCGGAGGCCACGTCCACCGCGCGGACGTCGACGTGGGGCGGCACCCGCGCAGCGCACGCGGCGCGAACGTGAGGATCCCCACCACGCCCGCCGCCACGAGCTCGTCGCACACGGCCTGCGCGACGCCCGCGGGCGTCGTCAGCACCGCGATCGTCGCCCCCGTGCGCGCCACGACGGCCGCCAGGTCGGCGGCGGGCTCCACCACCAGGCCGGCCACGGTCGTGCCCACGACCGCGGGGTCCGCGTCGAGGAGACCCACGAGCACGAAGCCGCGCTCCGCGATGCCCGCGTAGTTCGCGAGCGCGTGGCCCAGGTTGCCCACGCCCACCAGCAGCACGCGGCGCACGTCCGCCAGGCCCAGCACGACGGTGATCTGCTCGCGCAGGTGGCCCACGTCGTAGCCGACGCCGCGGCGGCCGTACGAGCCGAGGAACGACAGGTCCTTGCGCAGCTGCGCCGGCGTCACGCCCGCACGCGCCGCAAGCTCGTCGGACGAGGTCAGGACCGCGCCCGTGGCCGCCGTGGCCTCCAGCGCGCGCAGGTAGCCCGGCAGCCGGGCCACCGTCGCCGGCGGCACGGGCTGGCCGTCGCGCGCGGCTCGCCGGTCGCCGTCCCGCCGCCCTGCCGTGCGCCGTTCGTCCACGCGACCCCCTGTGCCCGCGGCACCGCAGGAAGGCCCCGGTGCCAGGGGTCTCACGCTAGGCCCTGGCGCCCCCCGTCGCGAGAGCCCGTCGCAGGCGTGTCTCGTCGATCCGCCAGTACCCGCGCCGCACGCCGTCGACGTCGACCACCGGCACCAGCTCCCCAGCTCGTCCGCGAGCACGTGCCCGTCGGCCGCCGGCGCGTCGACGTCGACCTCCGCCCACGTCGCGCCGACCTCCGCGCACACCCGCGCCACGAGGGAGCGTGCCACGTCGCACAGGTGGCACCCCGCGCGCCCGTACAGCACGACCCGGGCCGTCGTCGCCTCGTCCACGAGGGCCACGCTAGCCCGGGCGGGCCCAGCCCGCGGGAGACGACCGCCCCACCCGCGGCCCGCGCTCGTTACAGTGGCCCGATGCACGCGGGCGACGGCACGGACCAGCGCATCGTCGCCGCCACGGTCGAGACGCCCCTGGCCGCGCTCGTGCCCGACGGCACCCGCGTCGCGGCCTTCTTCGACGTCGACAACACCATCATCCGCGGGGCCAGCTCCTTCCACCTCGCCGTCGGGCTGTACCGGCGGGGCTTCTTCCGCAAGCGCGACCTCGTGAACTTCGCCGGGCAGCAGGCGCGGTACCGCGTGTTCGGTGAGGACCGCCGCCAGATCGACGAGCTGCGCGCCCGCGCGCTGGACATCATGCGCGGCCACTCGGTCGCCGAGGTCACGGCAATCGCCGAGGACGTCTACGACGAGGTGCTGAGCCTGCGCATCTACCCCGGCACCCAGGCCCTGCTCGACGCGCACCTGGCCGACGGGCACGCCGTGTGGCTGGTGACCGCCACGCCCGTCGAGATCGGTGAGCTCATCGCGCGCAGGCTCGGAGCCACCGGTGCGCTCGGCACGGTCGCCGAGCACGAGGACGGCTACTACACCGGGCGGCTCGTGGGCGACCTGGTGCACGGCGAGGCCAAGGCGAGCGCCGTCCGCGCGCTCGCCGCCCGGGAGGGGTACGAGCTCGACCGGTGCCACGCCTACGGGGACTCGACCAACGACGTCCCGATCCTGTCCACGGTCGGCCACCCGTGCGCCATCAACCCCGACGGCCGGCTGCGCCGGCACGCCGCCGAGGTGGGCTGGCCCGTGCGGGAGTTCCGCACCCGGCGCAGGCAGGCGCGACGCGGCGTCAACGCCGCGAGCCTCGCCGGGGTCGTCTGGGCGCTCGCGGTCGTCGGACGCGCCCTGCGGCGCTCGATCCGGGGCCGGATGGGGGCACCATGACGGCGACGACCAACTGGGCCGTGCGGACCGCGCAGCCGCGGGACTCCACCGCACTGGCGGAGCTGGCCGCGCTGACGTTCCCGCTGGCGTGCCCGCCCGGGTCGACCGCCGCCGACCAGGGGCTGTTCCTCGACGCGCACCTGCGCGCCGAGCACTTCGCGGCGTACGCGGCCGACGCGGGGCACGTCGTGCTCGTCGCCGCGACGCCCGGCGACGACGGCGTGCTGCTCGGGTACACGATGCTCGTCGCCGGGGAGCCGACGGACGAGGACGCCCGCGCGGCCGTGCACATCCGCCCGACGGTCGAGCTGTCCAAGTGCTACGTGCACCCGGACCAGCACGGCGCCGGCGTCGCAGCCACCCTGCTGCGCACCTCCTTCGACCACGCCCGCGCCCTCGGCGGCGGCGGGATGTGGCTGGGCGTCAACCAGCACAACGCGCGCGCCCAGGCGTTCTACGCGCGCGAGGGGTTCGCGGTCGTCGGCGTCAAGCACTTCCGCGTCGGCGAGCGGGTCGAGGACGACTACGTGCTGGAGCGTCCGCTCTAGGGTCCCGACGCGGACCGGCAGGTGTCGGCAGCAACGTGCCGGCCGACCTGCGCGCGTCTCAGTGTGGCGGCGTGGTCCCGCGCTCGACGATCCGCATGCTCGCCAGGTGCGTCACCGGCTCGTGCGGCGCGCCGGAACGCTGCAGGCGGTCCCACAGCAGGTCGAACGCGACCCGCGCGATCTCCCCGCGTCCGGGGTCGACGGTCGTCAGCGGCGGGTCCGTGAACCTGGCCTCGTCGGTGTCGTCGAAGCCGATGACCGCCACGTCGTCCGGGACGGACAGGCCCCGTGCACGCAGCTCGGACAGCACGCCGATCGCCAGGGAGTCGTTCAGGGCGACGACGCCGTCGGGCTCCGCACCCGAGTCGAGGACCGCCGCCATGCCGGCGGCACCGTCCGCGCGGCGCCAGGTCGGCGGCGCCCAGCCGACCAGGCGCGGGTCGAACGCGATCCCGCACGCCTCCAGCGCGGCGAGGTAGCCCGCGTACCGCAGGCGGGCTGTGGCGAAGGGGTGCTCGCGCTGCATCCCGACGACGGCGACGCGCCGACGGCCGCGCTCGACGAGCAGCCGCGTCGCCGCCTCGACCGCCTCGCTGTCGCGCATCGACACGTGGTCCACCCCGGCCGCGGCGCCGGCGACCTGCTCGCCGAGCAGCACGAGGGGGACGTGCGGTGCCACCGCCGCGACGTCGGCGACGTCGACCGCGACCGGGATGAACAGCAGGCCGTCGGTGAGCTTGCGTCCCGGGCCGTTGAGCACCTGCAGCTCCTGCTCCCGCGTGCCGCCCGTCGGCTCGATGATGACGGTGACCCCCCGCTCGCGGCCGATGCGCAGGACCTCGTCCGCAAGCTCACCGAAGTACGCCTGGCGCAGCTCCGGGACCGCGAGCCCGATCATGCCCGTGCGCCCCAGGCGCAGGTTGCGGGCCGCGAGGTTCACCTCGTACCCGAGCTGGTCGATGGCGGCGACCACCCGCGCGCGCGTCTCGGCGCGCACGTACGGGTAGTCGTTGATGACGTTGGAGACCGTCTTCACCGAGACACCCGCGACCCGCGCCACGTCGGCCATCGTCGTCGGCATGGCCGACCTCCTCGGATCCGTGCCCGTGGGTCCGACGACAGGCGGACGCACGCGTGGCAGACGAGACGGCAGCAGCGCCGTCGCCCGGGCAGCCTATCGAGGACGCTGCGCCGGGTGGTCCCGGACACACGTCGGCCCGGTCGTGGCGACCGGGCCCGGGGTGCACGACGCGCCGACGAGCGGCGCTCAGCTCACTTCTTGTTGCGGCGCTGGTGACGCGTCTTGCGCAGCAGCTTGCGGTGCTTCTTCTTCGCCATACGCTTGCGGCGCTTCTTGATGACGGATCCCATGCGGTCCTCACTCGTGTCCGGTCACGACCCGTCAGGGCCGCGAGTGGTGGTCGATCGACGCGCGGTGCGCATCGGGCCCACCCGAATCACCCACGCACGCAAAGTCCGAGCGCCCACCTTACGCGATGGCGTACCGCGACCGCGAACTCCCGGCCGTGCGGGGTGCTCACCGGGCGCTCGTCGGGTGCCTGCCGTGTGCCTGCCGTGCGCCTGCCCGTGCCGCACGGCCGGCACCGGTGTCCTCAGGAGGTCCGGCGGTCCTCGCCGAGCATCCCGGGGTCGACCGTCGCCGACGACCTCAGGTACGCGTCGAGCGCGTCCTGCGGCACGCGGAACGACCGTCCGACGCGCACGGCGGGCAGCTCACCCGCGTGCACCAGCCGGTACACGGTCATCCGCGAGACCCGCATGAGGTCCGCGACCTCGACGACCGTGAGGAACCGCACGCGACCCTGGGGTCCGCCCTGCTCCTCGCCCATGCCTCGGCCCTCCAGCTGACCGGGCCGCGCCGGCGTCGCGCACCCGGGCGCCCGGGTGCGCGGCCCACAGTAGTGGCGCGTGTGACAGGTGGGATAGGGGTGACACCCGCCCGGCCCACCGCAGTGACGGTCCTCCCGTCGTGACGGTCCTCCCGTCGTGACGGTCAGTCGAGGTCCGGGTCGAGACCCAGCGACGGGAACACGGCCGCGCGGGTCGCGCGGATCGCGCGGTCCACGTCGTTCGCCGGGTCGTAGCCCGCGGACCAGGGCCGGTACCAGGCCGTCGCGTGGTCCGTCATCACCGGCACCGCGGCACGCCCGTAGCGCTGCTGCACGAGGTCGAGCCACTCCTGCGGCACCGGGGTCGCCGGGTCCACCGGGCGGTGCGACGCGACGCCCAGCAGGTGCGACCACGTCCGCGGGACGACGTCGAGGATCGCGTACCCGCCGCCGCCGAGCGCGACCCACCGCCCGTCGCAGACCTCGTGCGCCAGGTCGTGCAGCAGGGACGCCGCGACCTTCTGCGCGTCCACCGACACCCGCAGCGTCGCGAGCGGGTCCATGAGGTGGGTGTCGCAGCCGTGCTGGGTGACGAGCAGGTCGGGCGCGAACTCGCGGACCACCGCGGGCACGACCGCCTCGATCGCGCGCAGCCAGCCCGCGTCGTCCGTCCGGGAGGGCAGCGCCACGTTGACGGCCGTGCCGTCCGCGCGGGGCCCCCCCGTCTCCGTCGGGTACCCCGTTCCGGGGAACAGCGCGTGCCCCGTCTCGTGGATCGACACGGTCAGCACCCGCGGGTCGTCCCAGAAGACGTCCTGGACGCCGTCGCCGTGGTGCGCGTCCACGTCGACGTACGCGACCCGCTGCGCGCCGGCGTCCAGCAGCGCCCGGATCGCGACGGCCGCGTCGTTGTAGACGCAGAAGCCCGACGCGGCGCCCGGCCGCGCGTGGTGCAGGCCACCGCCCACGTTCAGCGCGTGCTCCGCCCGGCCCTCCCACACCGCCATCGCCGCGTCGACCGTGCCGGCCACGACGCGGGCGGCGGCGTCGTGCATCTGCGGGAACAGCGGGTCGTCCCGCGTCCCCAGGCCGCGCACCAGGTCCGGGACGCCGTGCTCGGCCGCCGCGTGCACCGCCGCGACGTACGCGGGCTCGTGCACGGTCGCCAGCAGCGCGTCGGACGCCGGCTCCGCCCCCACCACCTCGACGCCCGCCGCGTCGAGCAGGCCGAGCTGGGCGGCGAGCGCGATCGTCAGGTCGATCCGGTCGGACGTCATGGGGTGACCGAAGCCGAAGTCGTACGCGAGGAGCTCGGTCGCCCAGACGACCCGCAGCGTCGGTGCCCCGGTGACGCGCGCGGCGGGGTGCGCGTCGGAGGCCGTCATGGGCTCACCGTCCCACCGTCACACGGCGTGTGTCGACCCGACGTGCAGGCCGCGCCAGTGCGTGGGGAGGGGCGGCACGTGCCAGAGTGTGGGGTCTGCGACCAGGTGGACAGCGGGAGGTGGGATGGCAGCGGGGCCCGGCCTGCTGTGGAGCGCGCGCGAGTACGTCGACCGGTCGGCCCGGCAGTCCCCCGCACGACTCGCGCTCGGCGTCTTCGCCCTCGTCATCGCCGTCATCACCGTGCTGCTGTCCGCACCGTGGGCGACGGCCGGTGGCGAGCGCGCGCCGCTCGTCGACGCCCTGTTCACCGCGACGTCCGCGACCACCGTCACGGGGCTGGTCGTCGTGCCCACCGGGGAGTACTGGTCCGCGTGGGGCCTGGTGGTCATCCTCGTGGCGATCAAGATCGGCGGGCTGGGCGTCATGACGCTCGCGTCGCTGCTCGGCATGGCCGTGTCGCGGCGCATCGGCCTGACGCAGCGTCTGCTGGTGTCGTCCGAGACCAAGGTGACCCGCCTGGGCGAGGTGGGGTCGCTGGTCCGCACCGTCATCGTGACGTCGACGGTCCTGGAGGTCGCGATCGCCCTGGTGCTGTTCCCGCGGCTGCTCGTGCACGGGGAGTCCACGGGGACGGCCGCGTGGCACGCGGTGTTCTACTCCGTCTCGGCGTTCAACAACGCGGGCTTCGTGCCGACCCCCGAGGGGCTGGACCCGTTCGTCTCCGACTGGTGGATGCTGCTGCCGATCATCATCGGCGTGTTCATCGGGTCCCTGGGCTTCCCCGTCATCCTCAACGTCGCCAACCACCTGCGCGAGCCGCGCCGCTGGAGCCTGCACTCCAAGCTGACGATCACGACGAGCCTCGCCCTGGTGCTGTTCGGGTCCGTGGTGGTCGCGGCGTTCGAGTGGACCAACCCGGACACGTTCCGGCCGCTCGACGCCCCGGGGACCATCCTCGCGTCGCTGTTCGCGGGCGTCATGCCCCGCTCGGGCGGGTTCTCGACGGTCGACGTGGGGCAGATGCACGAGGGCACGTGGCTCCTGCTCGACGCCCTGATGTTCGTCGGCGGGGGCTCGGCGTCGACCGCGGGCGGCATCAAGGTCACCACCCTGGCCGTCATGCTGCTCGCGATCGTCGCCGAGGGCCGCGGCGACCGTGACGTCGAGGCGTTCGGCCGGCGCATCCCGCGCGAGACGCTGCAGGTCGCCATCGCCGTCAGCTTCGTCTCCGCGACGATCGTGCTGATCGCCACCCTCCTGCTGCTGGCCATCACCGGGCTGACGCTCGACCGCGTGCTCTTCGAGGTCATCTCGGCGTTCGCGACGGCCGGGCTGTCGACCGGCATCACCGCCGACCTGCCGACACCGGCGAAGTACGTGCTCGTCGTGCTCATGTTCATCGGCCGGACCGGCACCATGACGCTTGCGGCGGCGCTCGCGCTGCGCAACCGTCGACGTGTCATCCGCTACCCGGAGGAGAGGCCCATCGTTGGCTGAGAGCCTGCGTTCAGGCGGCGGCGAGCCGCGCAACGCACCCCGCACCCCGAAGAAGGACTCGGGCGTCCTGGTCATCGGCCTCGGGCGGTTCGGGTCCGCCATCGCCTCGACCCTCGACCGCCTCGGCCAGGACGTCCTGGCCGTCGAGCGCAACCCCGAGCTGGTCGCCCAGTGGTCCGGGCGCATCCCGCTGGTCGAGGCCGACGCGGTGAACCCCGACGCGCTCGAGCAGCTGGGCGCACGCGAGTTCCCCGTCGCGGTCGTCGGCGTCGGGTCGTACCTCGAGGCGTCCGTGCTGATCACGGGCAACCTGGTCGACATCGGTGTCCCGCAGATCTGGGCCAAGGCGATCAGCTCCGAGCACGCGCGCATCCTGCAGCGCATCGGCGCGCACCACGTCGTCCTGCCCGAGGCCGACGCCGGGTCGCGCGTCGCGCACCTCGTCAGCGGCAAGATGCTCGACTACATCGAGGTCGAGGACGGGTTCACGGTCGTGAAGATGCGGCCCCGAAGGAGGCGCAGGGGTTCACCCTCGCGCAGTCCAAGGTGCGCGAGCGGTACGGGGTCACGATCATCGGGGTGAAGTCACCCGGGATCGACTTCCAGTACGCCACACCCGAGACGCGCATCTCGGCCAACGACCTCATCATCGTCGGCGGTCACGCGCCGAGGTCGAGCAGCCGCTTGAGGCGGTTGTTCCGGTTGATGACGCGGCGGTACAGGTCGTTCAGGTCCGACGTGGCGAAGCGGCCACCGTCGAGCTGGACCATCGGGCGCAGGTCCGGCGGGATGACCGGGACCGCGTCCAGGACCATGCCCGTCGGCGAGTTGTTCGTCGTGAGGAACGCGTTGACGACCTTGAGCCGCTTAAGGGCACGGGTCTTGCGCTGCCCCTTGCCGCTGCGGATGGTCTCGCGCAGCGAGTCACCCTCGGCCACCAGGTCGAACGCCTCGAGACGCTTCTGGATCGCCGCGGCGCCCATCGAGCCCTCGAAGTAGTTGCCGTAGCGGTCCTGCAGCGCGCGATACAGCATCTCGTCGCCCTCGAGGTCCGCGACCTTGAGGTTCTTGAACCGGTCCCAGACCTGCTCGAGGCGGTCGAGCTCGGCGTCCGACCGCTTGCGCAGCTGGGCCATCTCGCGCTCGGCGGAGTCGCGCACCTTGCGGCGCGCGTCGGCCTTGGCACCCTCGGCCTCGAGCTCGGCCAGGTCGGCCTCGAGCTTGGTGGCGCGGGTGTTGATGTCGTTGTCGCGCCGGTCCGAGATCTCCTTCTTCTCCAGGTCGATCTCGTTCTGGAGGTTCGGGAGGTCCTCCTGGCGACCGTCCACGTCGACCCACGTGATCATGTAGGCCGCGAAGTAGATGACCTTCTCCAGGTCCTTCGGCGCCAGGTCGAGCAGGTAGCCCAGCCGCGACGGCACACCCTTGAAGAACCAGATGTGCGTGACGGGGGCGGCCAGCTCGATGTGGCCCATGCGCTCACGGCGCACCTTCGAGCGCGTCACCTCGACGCCGCAGCGCTCGCAGATGATGCCCTTGAAGCGCACGCGCTTGTACTTGCCGCAGTAGCACTCCCAGTCCCGGGTGGGGCCGAAGATCTTCTCGCAGAAGAGCCCGTCCTTCTCCGGCTTGAGGGTGCGGTAGTTGATGGTCTCGGGCTTCTTCACCTCGCCGTGCGACCAGGCACGGATGTCGTCGGCCGAGGCAAGGCCGATGCGCAGCTCGTCGAAGACGTTGACGTCGAGCAAGGGGGTCCTACTTCCTTCGCTTGCCGGTTTCGAGAACCGGCGGAACGGAAATCGTGCTGAGGGGTGCGGGCACCCGGTCCGGCTTCGCGCGAGCGTGGCCGGCCCGGGGCTCGACG encodes the following:
- a CDS encoding MarR family winged helix-turn-helix transcriptional regulator — translated: MPSRSPIAERSTAGAAPGPQPAPPGAGTPDAPPEVRWLSATQQEHWRAFRDGTALLFDVLARELDDTSGMSLGEYEVLVRLSESPGRTLRMSELADDLAHSRSRLTHTVARMERDGIVRREPALDDARGVNCVLTERGWGVLVAAAPGHVASVRAHLVDVLDDEQLAALGVAMQVVVDHLRGPACAPPAGDDAGPAGP
- a CDS encoding YceI family protein; this encodes MTALPTGLTTGTWTIDPSHTEASFTVRHAGISKVRGTVAVTSGALTIGEDLETSSVTVTLDPSTVTTGDAGRDGHLQSGEFFDVEQFGQWTFVSTGVRESGSAHVVHGDLTIHGVTRPVELETEFNGTAVDPFGNTRAGFEATVTISRKDFGLTWNAALEAGGVLVADKVRIDLDVSAIRA
- a CDS encoding HAD family hydrolase; the encoded protein is MHAGDGTDQRIVAATVETPLAALVPDGTRVAAFFDVDNTIIRGASSFHLAVGLYRRGFFRKRDLVNFAGQQARYRVFGEDRRQIDELRARALDIMRGHSVAEVTAIAEDVYDEVLSLRIYPGTQALLDAHLADGHAVWLVTATPVEIGELIARRLGATGALGTVAEHEDGYYTGRLVGDLVHGEAKASAVRALAAREGYELDRCHAYGDSTNDVPILSTVGHPCAINPDGRLRRHAAEVGWPVREFRTRRRQARRGVNAASLAGVVWALAVVGRALRRSIRGRMGAP
- a CDS encoding GNAT family N-acetyltransferase; protein product: MTATTNWAVRTAQPRDSTALAELAALTFPLACPPGSTAADQGLFLDAHLRAEHFAAYAADAGHVVLVAATPGDDGVLLGYTMLVAGEPTDEDARAAVHIRPTVELSKCYVHPDQHGAGVAATLLRTSFDHARALGGGGMWLGVNQHNARAQAFYAREGFAVVGVKHFRVGERVEDDYVLERPL
- a CDS encoding LacI family DNA-binding transcriptional regulator, with amino-acid sequence MPTTMADVARVAGVSVKTVSNVINDYPYVRAETRARVVAAIDQLGYEVNLAARNLRLGRTGMIGLAVPELRQAYFGELADEVLRIGRERGVTVIIEPTGGTREQELQVLNGPGRKLTDGLLFIPVAVDVADVAAVAPHVPLVLLGEQVAGAAAGVDHVSMRDSEAVEAATRLLVERGRRRVAVVGMQREHPFATARLRYAGYLAALEACGIAFDPRLVGWAPPTWRRADGAAGMAAVLDSGAEPDGVVALNDSLAIGVLSELRARGLSVPDDVAVIGFDDTDEARFTDPPLTTVDPGRGEIARVAFDLLWDRLQRSGAPHEPVTHLASMRIVERGTTPPH
- a CDS encoding 30S ribosomal protein bS22; this encodes MGSVIKKRRKRMAKKKHRKLLRKTRHQRRNKK
- a CDS encoding helix-turn-helix domain-containing protein, translating into MGEEQGGPQGRVRFLTVVEVADLMRVSRMTVYRLVHAGELPAVRVGRSFRVPQDALDAYLRSSATVDPGMLGEDRRTS
- a CDS encoding acetoin utilization protein AcuC; translated protein: MTASDAHPAARVTGAPTLRVVWATELLAYDFGFGHPMTSDRIDLTIALAAQLGLLDAAGVEVVGAEPASDALLATVHEPAYVAAVHAAAEHGVPDLVRGLGTRDDPLFPQMHDAAARVVAGTVDAAMAVWEGRAEHALNVGGGLHHARPGAASGFCVYNDAAVAIRALLDAGAQRVAYVDVDAHHGDGVQDVFWDDPRVLTVSIHETGHALFPGTGYPTETGGPRADGTAVNVALPSRTDDAGWLRAIEAVVPAVVREFAPDLLVTQHGCDTHLMDPLATLRVSVDAQKVAASLLHDLAHEVCDGRWVALGGGGYAILDVVPRTWSHLLGVASHRPVDPATPVPQEWLDLVQQRYGRAAVPVMTDHATAWYRPWSAGYDPANDVDRAIRATRAAVFPSLGLDPDLD
- a CDS encoding TrkH family potassium uptake protein: MAAGPGLLWSAREYVDRSARQSPARLALGVFALVIAVITVLLSAPWATAGGERAPLVDALFTATSATTVTGLVVVPTGEYWSAWGLVVILVAIKIGGLGVMTLASLLGMAVSRRIGLTQRLLVSSETKVTRLGEVGSLVRTVIVTSTVLEVAIALVLFPRLLVHGESTGTAAWHAVFYSVSAFNNAGFVPTPEGLDPFVSDWWMLLPIIIGVFIGSLGFPVILNVANHLREPRRWSLHSKLTITTSLALVLFGSVVVAAFEWTNPDTFRPLDAPGTILASLFAGVMPRSGGFSTVDVGQMHEGTWLLLDALMFVGGGSASTAGGIKVTTLAVMLLAIVAEGRGDRDVEAFGRRIPRETLQVAIAVSFVSATIVLIATLLLLAITGLTLDRVLFEVISAFATAGLSTGITADLPTPAKYVLVVLMFIGRTGTMTLAAALALRNRRRVIRYPEERPIVG